A region from the Oceanidesulfovibrio marinus genome encodes:
- a CDS encoding nitroreductase family protein has translation MIRTARSANPMTATIARKQSDLPGAVTTVIDQDACIGCGMCVRVCPSKTLTMVDGKAAVTGETSLQCGHCEAICPVGAVRVGALDRELESFAAFQAERQWLKPGTGGPEEAKRLVRLMASRRSCRNYTDEPVSRETLDDLIKIAVTAPSGTNSQRWTFTVLPTRDAVFKLGDRLAQFFAKLNAMAEKPWMRAGLKLVGQGELDEYYHSYYHAVEGALEEWNEQGVDRLFHGAPAAILVGVSPGASCPQEDCLLATQNMILGAHALGLGTCLIGYAVAAMKEDPGIARDLGLPKGEVVHAVVAVGHPDEKYRTVSGRRTPLVRMVE, from the coding sequence ATGATACGCACCGCAAGATCCGCCAATCCGATGACGGCGACGATCGCGCGCAAGCAGTCCGACCTGCCCGGCGCAGTGACCACGGTCATCGACCAGGATGCGTGCATCGGCTGCGGCATGTGCGTTCGCGTCTGTCCGTCCAAAACTTTGACCATGGTTGACGGCAAGGCCGCCGTCACCGGGGAAACGTCGCTGCAGTGCGGCCATTGCGAAGCCATCTGCCCGGTAGGCGCCGTGCGGGTGGGGGCGCTGGACCGCGAGCTCGAGTCCTTTGCCGCGTTCCAGGCGGAGCGCCAATGGTTGAAGCCCGGCACAGGCGGCCCGGAGGAGGCCAAGCGGCTGGTGCGGCTCATGGCCTCGCGGCGTTCCTGCCGCAACTACACGGATGAGCCTGTTTCCCGCGAGACCCTGGACGATCTCATCAAGATCGCCGTCACCGCGCCGTCCGGCACCAACAGCCAGCGCTGGACCTTTACCGTACTGCCCACGCGCGACGCCGTGTTCAAGCTGGGGGATCGCCTGGCGCAGTTTTTCGCCAAGCTGAACGCCATGGCCGAAAAGCCGTGGATGCGCGCCGGGCTCAAGCTGGTGGGCCAGGGCGAGCTGGACGAGTACTACCACTCCTACTACCACGCGGTGGAGGGTGCCCTGGAGGAGTGGAACGAGCAGGGCGTTGACAGGCTGTTCCACGGCGCGCCGGCCGCCATCCTCGTGGGTGTTTCACCCGGAGCGAGCTGCCCGCAGGAGGACTGCTTGCTGGCTACGCAGAACATGATTCTCGGCGCGCACGCCCTGGGGCTCGGCACCTGCCTCATTGGCTACGCCGTGGCGGCGATGAAGGAAGATCCCGGCATCGCACGCGATCTGGGCCTGCCCAAGGGCGAGGTCGTGCACGCTGTGGTGGCTGTGGGCCATCCGGATGAGAAGTACCGCACCGTATCCGGCCGGCGCACGCCGCTGGTGAGGATGGTGGAGTAG
- a CDS encoding DUF3426 domain-containing protein — protein sequence MLVASCAARKEGPAWEEPEKPTAEAPAQEQPAVQQPETPAAPGEAPAQTPPEEAEAQPAIPQQDEESQNYKDFTFRNVRQYFVMNDQEGRILAVEGFAVNHSTAPKDFITVEASLFDDAGTKIASKRSVAGVTVPVSQLETFSSENLESLLHDEVGIFMTNVNIAPGGEVPFMVLFYNPPDGVSEFGVKVVDAQDTEADQGEPSQPADDGDPMQPAATGMPGASSPVVQ from the coding sequence ATGCTCGTCGCCTCGTGCGCCGCCAGAAAAGAAGGACCGGCCTGGGAAGAGCCTGAAAAGCCCACGGCCGAAGCGCCGGCCCAGGAGCAACCCGCCGTGCAGCAGCCGGAGACCCCGGCCGCGCCGGGTGAAGCTCCGGCCCAGACTCCTCCGGAGGAGGCGGAAGCCCAGCCGGCCATTCCGCAGCAAGATGAAGAATCCCAGAACTACAAGGACTTTACGTTCCGAAACGTGCGCCAGTACTTCGTGATGAACGACCAGGAAGGGCGCATTCTGGCCGTAGAAGGCTTTGCGGTGAACCACTCCACCGCGCCCAAGGACTTCATCACGGTGGAGGCGTCCCTCTTTGACGACGCCGGCACCAAGATCGCCAGTAAGCGATCCGTGGCCGGGGTCACGGTGCCTGTCTCGCAGTTGGAGACCTTTTCCAGCGAGAATCTGGAGAGCCTGCTCCACGACGAGGTCGGCATCTTCATGACCAATGTGAACATCGCGCCCGGCGGAGAGGTGCCGTTCATGGTATTGTTCTACAACCCGCCGGACGGCGTCAGCGAGTTCGGCGTAAAGGTTGTGGACGCTCAGGATACAGAGGCCGACCAGGGCGAGCCCTCGCAGCCGGCCGATGACGGCGATCCCATGCAGCCTGCAGCCACCGGTATGCCCGGCGCAAGCTCGCCCGTGGTGCAGTAG
- the cysC gene encoding adenylyl-sulfate kinase: protein MSYTIWFTGLSGSGKTTLSRNIFMSLKSAGLKAELIDGDIVRSNFSQELSFSKRDRDINVKRIGFLSHMLNKNGVISVVAAISPYAEIRALNRRLIENYVEVYCDCPLDVVAQRDPKGLYKRAFAGEIQNFTGVSDPYEPPDPPDIHVHTDTETVAQSTRVIEEHLQSLGVQPDHCNSEDAKRFMEEELAWRKRLHSLGFLSRLDECFVFENDKD, encoded by the coding sequence ATGAGCTACACCATCTGGTTTACAGGTCTTTCCGGCTCCGGCAAGACCACCCTTTCACGAAACATCTTCATGTCGCTCAAAAGCGCCGGCCTCAAGGCGGAGCTCATCGATGGGGACATCGTGCGCTCCAACTTCAGCCAGGAGCTTTCATTCTCCAAACGCGATCGCGACATCAACGTCAAGCGCATCGGCTTCCTCTCCCATATGCTCAACAAAAACGGCGTCATCAGCGTGGTCGCGGCCATTTCGCCCTATGCCGAGATCCGCGCGCTCAATCGCCGGCTCATCGAGAACTATGTGGAGGTCTACTGCGACTGCCCCCTGGATGTCGTTGCCCAGAGGGACCCAAAGGGGCTGTACAAGCGCGCATTCGCCGGCGAGATCCAGAACTTCACTGGCGTCTCCGACCCGTACGAACCGCCGGACCCGCCCGACATCCACGTGCATACGGACACGGAGACAGTAGCCCAAAGCACCAGGGTCATCGAGGAGCACCTCCAGAGCCTGGGCGTACAGCCGGATCACTGCAACTCCGAAGACGCAAAGCGCTTTATGGAGGAGGAGCTGGCCTGGCGCAAGCGACTGCACAGCCTGGGCTTTCTTTCCCGACTCGACGAATGCTTCGTGTTTGAAAACGACAAAGACTGA
- a CDS encoding phosphoglycerate dehydrogenase, with translation MNILITTSSFGAADSAPLNRLRKRGFEVVLNPYGRKLIEAEALELIREHDPVGIIAGVEPLTHDVMAAAGQLKVISRAGIGMDSVDVAAAAELGIAVRNTPDAPTQAVAELTLCMILTLLRKVSLSDAGIRRGEWVRPMGNLLAGRTVGLVGCGRVGMRLSALLEPFGCAIIGTDPCPSDSACFPLTPLSELLERSHIVSLHLPYSADVHHLIDAPALARMRSDAILINTSRGGLVDEQALAQALSEERIAGAGIDCYESEPYDGPLRDLPNTLLTGHIGSYAQEARILMEHQAVDNLIEALEIAGAL, from the coding sequence GTGAATATCCTGATTACAACGTCCAGCTTTGGCGCGGCAGACAGCGCCCCCTTGAACCGCCTGCGCAAACGCGGCTTCGAGGTCGTGCTCAACCCATACGGCAGGAAGCTCATCGAGGCGGAGGCGCTCGAACTCATCCGGGAGCACGATCCTGTCGGCATCATCGCCGGGGTGGAGCCCCTGACCCACGACGTCATGGCCGCCGCCGGGCAGCTGAAGGTGATCTCCCGCGCCGGCATCGGTATGGACTCCGTGGACGTGGCCGCCGCGGCCGAGCTGGGCATTGCCGTGCGCAACACGCCGGACGCCCCAACCCAGGCCGTGGCCGAGCTGACCCTGTGCATGATCCTGACCCTGCTGCGCAAGGTGAGCCTTTCCGACGCCGGCATCCGACGCGGGGAGTGGGTGCGGCCCATGGGCAACCTGCTGGCCGGCAGGACCGTGGGGCTGGTGGGGTGCGGCCGCGTCGGAATGCGTCTTTCCGCGCTCCTCGAACCGTTCGGATGCGCGATCATTGGCACCGATCCATGCCCGTCCGACTCTGCGTGTTTCCCGCTCACACCGCTTTCCGAGCTGCTGGAGCGCTCGCACATCGTCTCGCTGCATCTGCCCTACTCGGCCGACGTCCACCACCTTATCGACGCACCGGCCCTGGCGCGCATGCGCTCGGACGCCATTCTGATAAACACATCCCGCGGCGGCCTGGTGGACGAGCAGGCCCTGGCTCAAGCGCTTTCGGAAGAACGCATCGCCGGAGCCGGCATCGACTGCTACGAGTCCGAGCCCTACGACGGACCGCTGCGCGACCTGCCCAATACCCTGCTCACCGGCCATATCGGCTCCTACGCGCAGGAGGCCCGCATCCTCATGGAGCACCAAGCCGTGGACAACCTCATTGAAGCGTTGGAGATCGCCGGTGCCCTCTGA
- a CDS encoding NAD-dependent epimerase/dehydratase family protein gives MPSDSVQDSGHQDRPRTLVTGGAGFLGSHVADALSEAGHEVTIFDAVESPYLRPDQRMATGDILDAELVGSIAQDMDYVYHFAGIADIDECETKPSQVAEINILGTVRLLEACTRIKRFVFASSAYVYSAAGSFYRSSKQACELFIEDFHEQRGLPYTILRYGSLYGTRADERNSIHRLLRHALRDKCISYRGTGEEVREYIHVEDAARISVQILDAAFENERVMLTGTEKMRYAELLHMVREMLHGDVAIDMQPSNRKAHYTLTPYNFSPKPGKKLTANPHIDMGQGLLQCMAEIYENLLKENGGS, from the coding sequence GTGCCCTCTGATTCTGTCCAGGATTCTGGACACCAGGACCGCCCGCGCACCCTGGTCACGGGCGGGGCCGGCTTTCTGGGCAGCCACGTGGCCGACGCCCTGAGCGAGGCCGGGCACGAAGTCACCATCTTCGACGCCGTGGAGTCCCCCTACCTGCGGCCGGATCAGCGCATGGCCACGGGCGACATCCTCGACGCCGAGCTCGTGGGCTCCATCGCCCAGGACATGGACTACGTCTATCATTTCGCCGGAATAGCCGACATCGACGAGTGCGAGACCAAGCCGTCCCAGGTCGCCGAGATCAACATTCTGGGCACGGTCCGGCTGCTGGAGGCGTGCACGCGGATCAAGCGCTTCGTCTTTGCCAGCTCGGCCTATGTGTACAGTGCTGCCGGCTCCTTCTACCGCTCCAGCAAGCAGGCGTGCGAGCTGTTCATCGAGGACTTTCACGAGCAGCGCGGCCTGCCCTACACCATCCTGCGCTACGGCTCACTATACGGAACCCGCGCCGACGAACGGAACTCCATCCACCGTCTGCTGCGACATGCCCTGCGCGACAAGTGCATCAGCTACCGCGGCACGGGCGAGGAAGTGCGCGAGTACATCCACGTGGAGGACGCGGCGCGCATCAGCGTGCAGATCCTTGATGCGGCTTTCGAGAACGAACGCGTCATGCTCACCGGCACGGAGAAGATGCGCTACGCCGAGCTCCTGCACATGGTTCGCGAGATGCTGCACGGCGATGTGGCCATCGACATGCAGCCCTCCAACCGCAAGGCGCACTACACGCTCACCCCGTACAACTTCAGCCCCAAGCCCGGGAAAAAGCTCACGGCCAACCCGCACATAGACATGGGCCAGGGCCTGTTGCAATGCATGGCCGAAATATATGAAAATCTGCTCAAGGAGAACGGCGGTTCATGA
- a CDS encoding HAD family hydrolase, translating into MTYILPPDAQAVFFDFDGVILDTVHVKTEAFATLFRPYGPDVEREVVHFQMEHGGLSRFIKFRHAIENILGETATEERLAELGQQFADLVYDSVLEASFMPGAKETLDALHGALPMYVVSGTPEEELLRIVRARKLDGYFAAVLGSPRPKPEIVMDELTRAGFTAARSLFVGDASTDYDTARAVAMPFLGIVPAGAPSPFPQSTAISPRVAIRTAG; encoded by the coding sequence ATGACCTATATTCTTCCTCCGGACGCCCAAGCCGTTTTTTTCGATTTCGACGGCGTCATTCTCGACACCGTTCATGTGAAAACCGAGGCCTTCGCCACTCTCTTCCGCCCGTACGGGCCGGACGTGGAGCGCGAGGTGGTGCACTTCCAGATGGAGCACGGCGGATTGTCGCGCTTCATTAAGTTCCGCCACGCCATTGAGAACATCCTGGGCGAGACAGCCACAGAGGAACGGCTGGCCGAGCTGGGCCAACAGTTCGCCGACCTCGTCTACGACTCCGTGCTGGAGGCCTCGTTCATGCCCGGCGCCAAGGAGACGCTGGACGCCCTGCACGGCGCGCTGCCAATGTACGTAGTCTCTGGCACTCCGGAAGAGGAGCTCCTGCGCATCGTGCGGGCGCGCAAGCTGGATGGATACTTTGCCGCGGTGCTCGGCTCGCCCAGGCCCAAGCCGGAGATCGTGATGGACGAGCTGACTCGCGCGGGATTCACAGCCGCCCGCAGCCTCTTTGTGGGAGACGCCAGCACGGATTACGACACGGCCCGCGCCGTGGCCATGCCCTTCCTGGGCATTGTACCGGCGGGCGCCCCTTCGCCCTTTCCGCAAAGCACGGCCATTTCACCGCGTGTGGCTATCCGCACGGCGGGCTGA
- a CDS encoding HpcH/HpaI aldolase family protein translates to MESLKAGIASRGHVVGSFVNTGSPVCAEIMARVGFDFLAVDAEHSPVDVPQTFSLIQAIASGNPACAPLVRLPHTGYAEIKRYMDAGAVGVIAPMVNTRAQAEEVVAAVKYPPFGRRGVGYCRANGYGTAIAEGVAADNDATFVCVQAEHVDAVTNLDEIIAVPGVDAVFIGPYDLSASMGLTAQFDHPDVIAAISRIHTTCRAKGIVSGIHVVQPDPAAVARYIRDGYGFIACGLDITFLANACSDGMTRIRQGIADAE, encoded by the coding sequence ATGGAATCGCTCAAGGCAGGTATTGCATCACGTGGCCATGTCGTAGGCTCCTTTGTGAACACAGGCAGCCCGGTATGCGCTGAGATCATGGCCCGCGTCGGGTTCGACTTCCTGGCCGTCGATGCCGAGCACTCGCCGGTGGACGTGCCCCAGACCTTCTCGCTGATCCAGGCCATCGCCTCGGGCAACCCGGCCTGCGCGCCGCTGGTGCGCCTGCCGCATACAGGCTACGCCGAGATCAAGCGCTATATGGACGCCGGAGCCGTCGGCGTGATCGCGCCCATGGTCAACACCCGCGCCCAGGCAGAGGAAGTGGTCGCGGCGGTGAAGTACCCGCCGTTCGGCCGCCGCGGTGTGGGCTACTGCCGCGCCAACGGCTATGGCACGGCCATTGCCGAGGGCGTGGCCGCGGACAACGACGCCACCTTTGTCTGCGTGCAGGCGGAGCATGTGGACGCCGTGACCAATCTCGATGAAATCATTGCCGTTCCCGGCGTGGACGCCGTGTTCATCGGCCCGTACGACCTGAGCGCGTCCATGGGGCTGACGGCGCAGTTCGACCACCCGGACGTGATTGCGGCTATCAGCCGCATCCATACCACCTGCCGGGCGAAAGGCATTGTCTCCGGCATCCACGTGGTGCAGCCGGACCCGGCCGCCGTGGCCAGGTACATCAGGGACGGCTATGGCTTCATCGCCTGCGGTCTGGACATCACCTTCCTGGCCAACGCCTGTTCAGACGGGATGACGCGCATTCGTCAGGGCATCGCGGACGCGGAGTAG
- a CDS encoding cytidylyltransferase domain-containing protein, giving the protein MTTVTALLPMKAHSERVPGKNTRVIVGRPLFHWVLSALLASPHISRVVINTDSEPIAQDAAGISEHVHIHVRPAELCGDDVSMNRIIAHDVALLGEGHYLQAHATSPLLTPETISRAVAQYFAALSGHDSLFGVTRLQTRLYSAGGSPMNHDPATLLRTQDLEPVFEENSSLYLFSAEGFRRANDNRIGTSAAMFEVGRIEAVDIDDEADWILAETLLEMRRRGDIA; this is encoded by the coding sequence ATGACCACAGTCACCGCCCTGCTGCCCATGAAGGCGCACTCCGAACGCGTGCCCGGCAAGAACACCCGCGTCATTGTGGGCCGCCCCCTGTTCCATTGGGTCCTTTCCGCCCTGCTGGCGTCGCCGCATATCTCCCGAGTCGTCATCAATACGGATAGTGAACCCATTGCGCAAGACGCCGCAGGTATATCTGAACACGTGCACATACATGTACGCCCAGCAGAGCTGTGCGGCGATGATGTATCCATGAACCGGATCATCGCCCATGACGTCGCGCTTCTCGGCGAGGGGCACTATCTGCAGGCCCACGCAACCTCGCCGCTTCTCACGCCGGAGACCATCAGCCGCGCCGTGGCGCAGTACTTCGCAGCTTTGTCCGGACACGACAGCCTGTTCGGCGTCACGCGGCTGCAGACACGGCTCTACAGCGCCGGCGGCAGCCCCATGAACCACGATCCCGCCACATTGCTGCGGACCCAGGATCTGGAGCCGGTGTTCGAGGAGAACTCCTCACTCTACCTGTTTTCCGCGGAAGGATTCCGCCGCGCCAACGACAATCGCATCGGCACGAGTGCGGCCATGTTCGAGGTGGGCAGAATCGAGGCCGTGGACATCGATGATGAGGCTGACTGGATACTGGCCGAGACGCTTCTGGAAATGCGGCGGCGGGGCGATATCGCATGA
- a CDS encoding 6-hydroxymethylpterin diphosphokinase MptE-like protein, with amino-acid sequence MSTAGTINPYRIAWRLVRRRLAWDINPLSWKSRACLGRLRNTHAGRKALVLCNGPSLNAVDFDAVRESGVFAFGLNKINLLFSRTDFRPHAIVSVNPLVMEQNAPFFNETSIPLFLDRAGRQWVRPRQGVVYLHSCPEQGLFAQDCRLSINQGYTVTYVALQLAFHMGFQDVALVGCDHSFSAQGRPNQEVLSNKPDTNHFDPHYFGAGLRWNLPDLAASEYHYEIARTTYADAGRRIVNCTDGGRLEVFERMPLDVFLGGGV; translated from the coding sequence ATGAGCACCGCCGGAACCATCAACCCCTACCGCATCGCATGGCGTCTGGTCCGGCGCCGGCTCGCATGGGACATCAACCCGCTGTCATGGAAGAGCCGTGCTTGTCTCGGCCGGCTGCGGAACACCCATGCCGGCCGCAAGGCCCTGGTGCTCTGCAACGGCCCCAGCCTCAACGCTGTGGACTTTGACGCGGTGCGCGAGAGCGGCGTGTTCGCCTTCGGCCTCAACAAGATCAACCTGCTGTTTTCCCGCACGGATTTCCGACCGCACGCCATTGTCTCGGTCAACCCGTTGGTGATGGAGCAGAACGCGCCATTCTTCAACGAGACGTCCATCCCCCTGTTTCTGGATCGGGCCGGCAGGCAGTGGGTGCGCCCGCGCCAGGGCGTGGTCTATCTGCACTCCTGCCCGGAACAAGGGCTCTTTGCACAGGACTGCCGCCTGTCCATCAACCAGGGGTACACGGTGACGTACGTGGCGTTGCAGCTTGCTTTCCACATGGGATTTCAAGATGTTGCGCTCGTCGGCTGCGACCACAGCTTCTCAGCGCAGGGACGGCCCAATCAGGAAGTCCTCTCCAACAAACCGGACACCAACCATTTCGATCCGCACTACTTCGGCGCCGGTCTGCGCTGGAACCTGCCGGACCTCGCAGCCTCGGAGTATCATTACGAAATCGCGCGCACCACCTATGCGGACGCAGGACGACGCATCGTGAATTGCACAGACGGCGGTCGCCTTGAGGTGTTCGAGCGCATGCCCCTCGATGTGTTTCTTGGTGGAGGGGTGTAG
- a CDS encoding phosphoribosylanthranilate isomerase, whose protein sequence is MHDISEMLLLAQCGVDAAGFPLRLPVHAEDCGEDEAAAIIREARQQGIAMAATCITYENDPAEAVGLTRRIGASILQLHGDILPAGLARLRTLGPELFIIKSLIVGRSSEGQLLGEARAAAPYVDAFITDTFDPASGATGATGRVHNWETSRRIARETGIPLMLAGGLGLENVAEAIRQVGPAAVDAHTGLEGPDGRKDAVLVEAFVREARHAFAGLNHAAAGTAPWPVG, encoded by the coding sequence GTGCATGACATTTCGGAAATGCTGCTGCTGGCTCAGTGCGGTGTGGATGCGGCCGGGTTCCCGTTGCGGCTGCCCGTGCACGCCGAGGACTGTGGCGAGGACGAGGCCGCGGCGATCATCCGGGAGGCTCGGCAGCAAGGCATAGCCATGGCGGCAACCTGCATCACCTACGAGAACGACCCGGCCGAGGCCGTTGGCCTGACGCGTCGCATCGGCGCATCCATCCTGCAGCTGCACGGCGACATCCTGCCTGCCGGGCTGGCCCGGCTGCGGACCCTGGGCCCGGAGCTCTTCATCATCAAGAGCCTCATCGTGGGCCGCTCCAGCGAAGGCCAGCTGCTGGGCGAGGCCAGGGCGGCAGCGCCGTATGTCGATGCATTCATTACCGATACCTTCGACCCGGCGAGCGGGGCCACAGGGGCCACTGGCCGGGTGCATAACTGGGAAACGAGCCGGCGTATCGCCCGGGAGACGGGCATTCCGTTGATGCTTGCCGGCGGTCTGGGGCTGGAGAACGTGGCCGAGGCAATCCGCCAGGTAGGCCCGGCAGCCGTGGATGCGCACACTGGCCTGGAAGGTCCGGATGGCCGCAAGGACGCCGTACTGGTAGAGGCGTTTGTGCGGGAGGCGCGGCACGCCTTTGCCGGGCTGAACCATGCTGCAGCGGGCACGGCGCCGTGGCCGGTTGGGTGA
- a CDS encoding ATP-binding cassette domain-containing protein: MNPTPLVAFDDARIIRGGATILHIDSFAWMPGQHWTILGRNGAGKSTFLELLRGDIAPVQDPDDPMRAARTYCLDGVVRTAPGPVKPRIGLVSPDMQERYRRLENPIRGRELAASGLDGGPFLYRRPSAKEWARVDAVLEELGITSLASVSAVNMSQGQLRAVLLARAVLALRQAAAGGHSLLLLDEVTQGLDRTARRRVLDLIERIAASQDEGSPRLMMATHRPDEIPAGVGHALVFEHGRITARTTPQEAAALYAAQAPRVDSCPQGVKLGDSQATGKDLVQVENATVLLEGAPVLHGVSWRMTTDTKENWAVLGRNGAGKSTFLRLLLGELPAAPGGSVRMPAAEASPPPWPLPEQERPGLWRRKRRLGFVSTELQSRIEQELTVFDLVSTGFFASLAPFDVLSRDMLDRVSAWLEHFGLDEISDKEFGALSTGLARRVLLARALVHDPLLLLLDEPCGGLDSGSREAFLAALDAAVRCGARYIYVTHYPEELPETATHVLVMEHGRIVYAGPREGSPVRMEP, encoded by the coding sequence ATGAACCCCACGCCATTAGTCGCTTTCGACGACGCCCGCATCATCCGCGGCGGCGCCACAATTCTGCACATCGATTCCTTTGCCTGGATGCCCGGGCAGCACTGGACCATTCTGGGCCGCAACGGGGCCGGCAAGTCCACGTTCCTGGAGCTTCTCCGCGGCGATATCGCCCCGGTGCAGGACCCGGACGACCCCATGCGCGCCGCACGCACCTACTGCCTGGACGGGGTTGTGCGCACCGCGCCGGGGCCGGTCAAGCCGCGCATCGGCCTTGTCTCCCCGGACATGCAGGAGCGTTACCGCCGGCTGGAGAACCCCATCCGCGGCAGAGAGCTCGCCGCCTCCGGCCTGGATGGCGGCCCCTTCCTCTACCGTCGTCCTTCCGCAAAGGAGTGGGCGCGGGTGGACGCCGTGCTGGAAGAGCTCGGCATTACCTCCTTGGCCAGCGTATCGGCCGTGAACATGTCCCAGGGCCAGCTCCGGGCCGTGCTTCTGGCGCGGGCCGTGCTTGCCCTGCGCCAGGCCGCGGCCGGCGGTCATTCTCTGTTGCTGCTCGACGAGGTCACGCAAGGGCTGGACAGGACCGCCCGCCGCCGGGTGCTCGACCTGATAGAGCGCATCGCCGCCTCGCAGGACGAAGGCAGCCCGCGGCTGATGATGGCCACCCACCGGCCGGACGAGATACCCGCCGGTGTGGGCCACGCCCTGGTGTTCGAGCATGGCCGCATCACCGCGCGCACCACGCCGCAGGAAGCAGCGGCGCTTTACGCGGCGCAGGCTCCGCGAGTAGACTCCTGCCCGCAAGGGGTGAAGCTGGGCGACTCCCAGGCGACCGGCAAGGACCTCGTCCAGGTGGAGAACGCCACCGTGCTGCTGGAGGGCGCGCCTGTGCTGCACGGCGTGAGCTGGCGGATGACGACGGATACCAAGGAGAACTGGGCCGTGCTCGGCCGCAACGGCGCCGGCAAGTCCACATTTCTACGGCTGCTGTTGGGAGAGCTCCCGGCCGCGCCGGGCGGCAGCGTGCGCATGCCGGCCGCCGAGGCCAGCCCGCCGCCGTGGCCGCTGCCGGAGCAGGAACGGCCCGGTCTGTGGCGGCGCAAGCGCCGGCTGGGTTTTGTCTCCACCGAGCTGCAATCCCGCATCGAGCAGGAGCTCACGGTCTTCGATCTCGTCTCCACGGGGTTCTTCGCCAGCCTCGCGCCCTTTGACGTGCTCTCTCGCGACATGCTGGACCGTGTGTCCGCCTGGCTCGAACACTTCGGGCTGGACGAGATTTCGGACAAGGAGTTCGGCGCACTCTCCACAGGGCTGGCCAGGCGTGTGCTGCTGGCCCGCGCCCTGGTGCACGACCCGCTCCTTCTGCTGCTGGACGAGCCGTGCGGCGGGCTGGACTCCGGCTCCCGCGAGGCCTTCCTTGCCGCGCTGGATGCTGCGGTGCGTTGCGGCGCCCGGTACATCTACGTTACTCACTACCCGGAAGAGCTGCCCGAGACCGCGACTCACGTGCTGGTCATGGAGCATGGCCGCATCGTGTACGCCGGACCGCGGGAGGGCTCGCCGGTGCGGATGGAGCCGTAG